The Fusobacteriaceae bacterium genomic sequence TCGCCGTCGACGACGTTTGTGGAGCGGATGGCGTCAAGGAGCGAGGTCTTTCCATGATCCACATGGCCCATGATGGTAATGATCGGGGGCCTCGGCTCCAGATCCTCGGGCCGGTCGGCGATCTCGAGATCAAATTTTTCGCCGAATTCGAGATCCTGCACCTCTTCCTTTTCCACGAGCACATTGTATTGTTCGCCCAATTCCTCGGCCAGCTCGATGGTGATGGGGCTGTTGATCGTGAGCATCTTTCCCTTGAGAAAGAGTTTTTTGATCAAATCGCCGGAACCGACGCCGATTTTTCCGGCAAATTCCCCGAGGGAAATCTCCCCGATGATTTTGATCAGTTTAATTCCGTCTTCTTCGATCACTTCTGTCGTGTTCGTACTGGCTGTCCTCATAGTGAAATCGCTTCTTTTTCCTTTTTTCTTCCTGTTTTTTTCTTTCTTGATCGGGACGAATTGACCTTTTTGTCCCTTGCTCCCGAAATCCGTCAAGGGCTCTTCTTCTTTTTCCCCCGGCGTCCCGTACCTGAGGTCCTTGGTGAAGTCGCCTTCCCGCTCCCGGACCGGTTTGGGTTTTTTCTTGTCTTTCGGTTTCTGGGGAGCGGCTTTTGCCGTTGGCTGAACTTGCCCCACGGGGGCTTGTCCCTTGAAACCGGGGCCCTTGTCGGCCTTGGGCGGTTCCACTTTGGGCGCTTCTTTCGGCGTCGCTTTGGGCGCCTGCGCGACAGGCTCAGTCTTTTTCACGGGCGGCTTGGCCGCCGTCTGTTCCTGGGGCCTTTTTTCCCTGACCGCCTGAGTCTCCGGTTTCCGGACAGGCTGCTGCGGTTTTCGCGCCGCCTGCGGCTTGTCCTGATCGTCAAGGAAGGACCTGATTTTTTCTATGATAGACTCGTCTTCGATAACCGAAGTATGAGATTTCAGTCCCAGGTTGAATTTTTCATTGAGCGTATCCTTCAGTTTGGCGCTTCCGCCCGGTTTTTGATACCGTTCGTATTCTTTCGCCAGTTCATATACTTTGATTTTTTTCATAAACCACCTCACCTGATTTGGTCAATCAGCCCTTTCGCTGTTTTTTTGTTCCTGATCCCGACCGCGTTCACTTCTTCTTTGCCGAAGATATCGCCCAATTGCGATTTCGTCCCGCCGGTAACGGTTGTTATCCCGTATTCCTCCGCTTTCCCGCGGATTTCCCGCTCGGGCTTCTCCGCGATATCCGAGGCGAGAATGATAAAATGCACGTTTTCGATCCAGTCGAGGATCATGTTTGTCCCGAAGACCAGTTGCCCGGAGTGTTTCATGGGCCGCAGGATGTTCAGATAGTCGGTCTCCTCCCGTTTCAGTTTGCCCAGCATCTTCATGAGCTCGTCGGGCGGGACCTTGATTTTTTTGTGTTTGGCCAGTTTCCGCAGGCAGTCATGGCTTTGGCAAATGTAATACCCGCGGGCCTGAGCGGTCATTTTTTCATCGAAGACATAAGCGTCAGGGCCT encodes the following:
- a CDS encoding DUF448 domain-containing protein produces the protein MTPKHAPERTCLICRKKTGKENLFRICQQGPDAYVFDEKMTAQARGYYICQSHDCLRKLAKHKKIKVPPDELMKMLGKLKREETDYLNILRPMKHSGQLVFGTNMILDWIENVHFIILASDIAEKPEREIRGKAEEYGITTVTGGTKSQLGDIFGKEEVNAVGIRNKKTAKGLIDQIR